A stretch of Linepithema humile isolate Giens D197 chromosome 3, Lhum_UNIL_v1.0, whole genome shotgun sequence DNA encodes these proteins:
- the LOC105667995 gene encoding THAP domain-containing protein 5-like produces the protein MPGPYCVLCGKRDKSVSYHGFPRNDESRKKWLDFCGIDENVLSTATKLCSNHFEEDKLIHKSKNTFLKSNALPTITSKKRKKHQCLDSSLNKSKNSKNISEEIVNNGTVNDNISEEIVSNGTINDKIHHNNGTAFNMTVNDGIVINDGVITNGTAHITVDDRIIDETIDNEIIDMTVDNGIVSNGGISDEIVDKTIHCVNDIITDETVHMGIHHDDGIIINETETLNSDTCLTVNRPSTPPNSERSNCFQTPVKNLHDPRFVGAIRTPHLATPRKARRALEVAKRTIEKQRRKIKTLQQAKIRLVSRITTIKGLIKHLKQKDLLSETTAENLMVTLGYDNN, from the exons ATGCCAGGCCCATATTGTGTCTTATGCGGTAAACGTGATAAATCGGTATCTTATCATGG ATTTCCGAGAAACGACGAATCTCGTAAGAAGTGGCTGGATTTTTGTGGCATTgatgaaaatgttttaagCACAGCTACTAAACTGTGTTCAAATCATTTTGAAGAAGACAAATTAATCCACAAATCTAAGAATACGTTTCTCAAGTCCAATGCTCTGCCAACTATTACGAgtaaaaagaggaagaaacaCCAATGTTTAGATAGCAGTCTGAACAAatcaaaaaattcgaaaaatatcaGTGAGGAAATAGTCAACAATGGAACTGTCAATGATAACATCAGTGAGGAAATAGTCAGCAATGGAACTATCAATGATAAAATTCATCATAATAATGGAACTGCCTTTAACATGACTGTCAACGATGGAATTGTCATTAATGATGGAGTTATTACCAATGGAACTGCCCATATAACTGTGGATGATAGAATTATTGATGAGACTATAGACaatgaaattattgatatgACTGTGGACAATGGAATCGTCAGCAATGGTGGAATCAGTGATGAAATTGTTGACAAGACAATCCATTGTGTTAATGACATCATCACCGATGAAACTGTTCATATGGGAATCCATCATGATGATGGAATCATTATTAATGAAACCGAGACACTAAATTCTGATACTTGCCTAACTGTGAATCGTCCATCTACACCTCCAAACTCTGAAAGAAGTAATTGTTTCCAAACACCTGTCAAAAATTTACATGACCCTCGTTTTGTTGGTGCCATTAGAACGCCACATCTTGCCACGCCAAGGAAAGCTCGAAGAGCTTTGGAAGTAGCGAAACGAACAATCGAAAAACAGCGAAGGAAAATCAAAACGTTGCAGCAAGCCAAAATCAGATTAGTTAGTCGCATAACAACGATAAAAGGACTAATCAAACATTTAAAGCAGAAAGATCTATTATCCGAAACAACAGCTGAAAATTTAATGGTAACTCTTGgctatgataataattaa
- the LOC105670692 gene encoding uncharacterized protein isoform X1 produces MQHLLQTDDVRTSLMRLCETVSKLPTKEDYEVINRKLNRLLRKRVNIMPPKPCSFPLRSIQDVIDFNNISEEEYEIAVEYLKFLGGFSVHDAVRFCMKEAISDETIQLYSVWGERGNLPLFDTRLIKVIYDAVALNPNFAAPTQDIFFREVGEAVRTSKSRLRIATTRRGNAAQMGHRKKQRTKAQQNLLRNQNEELAAQKDVNDDENNDEIDNENDDKNGDENDENDNQNDDEYATIDEEN; encoded by the exons atgca ACATTTACTGCAGACTGATGATGTAAGGACCAGCCTCAT gCGCCTTTGCGAAACAGTTAGCAAGTTACCCACAAAAGAAGATTACGA aGTGATAAACCGTAAGTTGAACAGGTTGCTGCGAAAGCGAGTGAACATTATGCCTCCAAAGCCGTGTTCATTTCCACTTCGATCAATACAAGATGTAATCGATTTTAATAACATCTCGGAAGAGGAATACGAGATTGCt gtcgaatatttgaaattcttAGGAGGTTTCAGTGTACATGATGCCGTGAGATTTTGCATGAAGGAAGCAATATCGGACGAAACTATTCAACTTTATTCTGTATGGGGAGAGCGTGGGAATCTTCCATTATTCGATACCAGATtgattaaagtaatatatg ATGCAGTGGCGTTAAACCCAAACTTTGCTGCCCCAAcacaagatatattttttcgcgaaGTAGGAGAAGCGGTGAGAACGAGCAAGTCGCGGCTCCGAATTGCAACTACGAGACGCGGGAACGCAGCACAAATGGGGCATCGTAAAAAGCAACGAACGAAGGCACAACAAAATCTGCTTCGAAATCAGAATGAAGAACTCGCTGCACAGAAAGATGTGAATGACGATGAAAACAACGATGAGATTGACAATGAAAATGACGATAAGAATGGCGATGAAAATGATGAGAATGACAATCAAAATGATGATGAGTACGCAACTATTgacgaagaaaattaa
- the LOC136999056 gene encoding uncharacterized protein — MVPTCERFEHERIRCTECNREFFNRACLERHRAQKSYDGHSLQSVCSVIRFCGECGRVIERKKQHECGAAFCFTCRSHQPLNHYCCMMPINRASSSIVGRSSEEHFEDQNEDEHESKTENRSAFVFYDFETRQDETLRGTANVKIHVPTLCVAQQICESCAEIEDMSVRCRWCGIREFTFRHDPVKEFVNFATRPTTYFKKIICIAHNAKSFDAQFILRYLVESGISTEPRVILSGTKIIVLTVGNTKFIDSVNYMPMRLSELPKAFGLANTLDKGVFPHLFNTLDNQFYVGPLPGVEYYSPETMNTKEREQFLAWHDELTRANYIFDFQLEISRYCRNDVDILRRACMAFRKIFLRRGKVCPFEECTTIASTCMRVFRKNFLRESEIGIIPPGGYRHANTQSRKALRWLVWMERELGHPIIHAGRTREYRVLDGTLVDGYYESLENGVTRHHVFQFHGCFWHGCPSCFRINRDSNLSVNSERRDTIDLRYEHTVATTYRLRKRGYTVTEKWECDFDRAMAVNSVMREYLQHHRMVENEPLNPRDAFYGGRTGNVATRYEITGTEKIRYIDVCSLYPYVLKTGTFPIGHPTVYVGEECSVLIGEGPNYNFDSVEGLVRCKVLAPRDLFHPVLPYRVRGKLLFALCRSCCETFSREDCTHRPSEREFTGTWVSCELRKALEKGYFVSEVSEIWQYNATRYDHGTRQGGLFAEYINTFLKLKQEASGWPSECTDDEAKERYLRDYEETEGIVLESNNIAKNSGLRSVAKLCLNSFWGKFGQRPNLTNTEIVKTQQRLASLLTSPKHEITEILPVNEDAMYVSWRLREEADVPSPLTNVVLAAYTTALARLVLYKYLERLDRRVLYYDTDSCIYVSSDDPSEYEPRTGNFLGDMTNELESYGSGSYIEAFVSGGPKFYAYVVRTPEGLTHEVCKVKGITLNFANSCLVNFNSIRELILQKEREGREEESEEEEEEEGKSHRTSINLRFRAIRRTAFHELITRDEVKACTPVLLKRRFINSRCSVPYGYAIR; from the coding sequence ATGGTTCCAACTTGCGAGAGATTCGAACATGAGCGAATACGCTGCACGGAATGTAATCgcgaattttttaatcgcgcGTGCCTCGAGCGTCATCGCGCGCAAAAATCGTACGACGGGCATTCGCTTCAAAGCGTTTGTAGCGTTATACGATTTTGCGGCGAGTGCGGTCGTGTAATCGAACGAAAGAAACAGCACGAATGCGGCGCGGCTTTCTGTTTCACGTGTCGTTCTCACCAACCGCTAAATCATTATTGCTGCATGATGCCGATCAATCGAGCTTCGAGTAGCATCGTGGGTCGCTCTTCGGAAGAGCATTTCGAAGATCAAAATGAGGATGAACACGAGTCGAAAACAGAAAACCGCTCCGCATTCGTGTTTTACGATTTCGAAACACGACAGGATGAAACGCTTCGAGGTACCGctaatgtaaaaattcacgTGCCCACTCTCTGCGTCGCGCAGCAGATTTGCGAATCGTGCGCGGAAATAGAAGATATGTCGGTGCGGTGTCGTTGGTGCGGTATCCGCGAATTTACATTTCGTCACGATCCTgttaaagaatttgtaaatttcgcgACGCGTCCGacgacatattttaaaaaaataatttgtattgctCATAACGCAAAATCGTTCGACGCGCAATTTATCCTCCGATATTTAGTAGAAAGCGGTATTTCGACAGAACCTCGTGTAATTTTGAGCGGTACTAAAATCATAGTACTAACGGTAGGAAATACGAAATTTATCGACAGTGTTAATTATATGCCGATGCGGTTATCCGAATTACCAAAGGCTTTCGGGCTGGCGAATACTTTGGATAAAGGCGTCTTTCCGCATTTATTTAACACGCTCGATAATCAATTCTATGTAGGACCGTTGCCGGGCGTCGAGTATTACTCTCCGGAAACTATGAATACGAAAGAACGCGAACAGTTTTTAGCATGGCACGACGAGTTAACCCGggcgaattatatttttgattttcaacTCGAGATATCGCGCTATTGTCGCAACGACGTGGATATTCTTAGACGAGCGTGCATGGCTTTTAGGAAAATTTTCCTGAGGCGCGGAAAAGTGTGCCCGTTCGAGGAATGTACAACAATCGCTTCCACGTGTATGAgggtttttagaaaaaactttctGCGTGAAAGCGAGATTGGTATAATTCCACCGGGTGGGTACAGACACGCGAATACGCAATCGCGCAAAGCACTGCGTTGGCTGGTGTGGATGGAGCGAGAGCTCGGACATCCTATTATTCACGCAGGGCGTACCCGCGAATATCGCGTACTCGACGGCACACTCGTCGACGGATATTACGAATCGTTAGAAAACGGCGTAACGCGACATCACGTGTTTCAATTTCACGGATGTTTTTGGCACGGTTGCCCGTCGTGCTTTAGAATCAACCGCGACAGTAACCTCTCCGTAAACAGTGAACGTAGGGATACGATCGATTTGCGTTATGAGCATACAGTCGCAACGACATATCGTCTTAGAAAACGCGGATACACGGTGACGGAGAAATGGGAGTGCGATTTCGATCGTGCGATGGCTGTAAATAGCGTAATGCGGGAATATTTACAGCACCATCGAATGGTTGAAAACGAACCGCTCAATCCGCGCGATGCGTTTTACGGCGGCCGTACGGGGAATGTCGCGACTCGATATGAAATTACGGGTACAGAGAAGATACGATACATCGATGTATGTTCTCTGTATCCGTATGTTTTAAAAACGGGTACTTTTCCGATCGGACATCCCACGGTGTATGTCGGGGAGGAATGTTCGGTGCTAATCGGAGAAGGCCCGAATTACAATTTCGACTCCGTCGAAGGCCTCGTACGTTGCAAAGTACTCGCACCGCGCGATCTCTTTCACCCCGTGTTACCGTATCGCGTACGCGGAAAATTGTTATTCGCGTTGTGCCGCAGTTGCTGCGAAACATTTTCACGCGAAGATTGTACACACAGGCCTTCCGAACGTGAATTTACGGGTACATGGGTATCGTGCGAATTGCGCAAAGCGCTTGAAAAAGGTTATTTCGTGTCGGAGGTTAGCGAGATTTGGCAGTACAACGCAACACGCTACGATCACGGTACGCGGCAGGGTGGGTTATTCgccgaatatattaatacatttttaaaattaaaacaagaagCCAGCGGGTGGCCGAGTGAATGTACCGATGACGAGGCTAAAGAACGATATCTTCGCGATTACGAGGAAACCGAAGGTATCGTTCTCGAAAGTAACAATATCGCGAAAAATTCGGGATTACGTTCGGTCGCGAAGTTgtgtttaaattctttttggggGAAATTCGGCCAACGACCCAACCTAACGAATACCGAAATCGTAAAAACTCAGCAACGATTAGCGAGTTTGCTCACAAGCCCCAAACATGAAATAACCGAAATACTGCCGGTAAACGAAGATGCGATGTATGTTTCATGGCGACTGCGGGAAGAGGCCGACGTTCCCTCGCCTCTTACCAACGTCGTTTTAGCGGCGTACACGACGGCACTAGCGCGATTagtgttgtataaatatttagaacgcTTAGATCgacgcgttttatattacgatacCGATTCTTGCATTTATGTAAGCAGCGATGATCCTTCCGAATACGAGCCGCGTACGGGTAATTTTTTGGGCGATATGACGAACGAACTCGAAAGCTATGGGTCCGGTAGTTACATCGAGGCGTTTGTATCCGGTGGTCCGAAATTTTATGCTTACGTTGTTCGCACACCGGAAGGACTCACGCACGAAGTTTGCAAAGTAAAGGGTATAACCCTAAACTTTGCAAACTCATGCTTagtcaattttaatagtataagagaattaatattgcaaaaagagCGAGAGGGACGAGAAGAGGAaagtgaagaagaagaagaagaagaaggaaagtCGCATAGAACATCGATAAATCTACGTTTCAGAGCAATTCGGCGTACGGCTTTTCACGAGTTAATAACTCGCGACGAAGTGAAAGCTTGTACTCCCGTGCTATTGAAACGTAGATTTATCAATAGTCGTTGTTCCGTTCCTTACGGTTACGcgattcgataa
- the LOC105670692 gene encoding uncharacterized protein isoform X2, whose translation MINRKLNRLLRKRVNIMPPKPCSFPLRSIQDVIDFNNISEEEYEIAVEYLKFLGGFSVHDAVRFCMKEAISDETIQLYSVWGERGNLPLFDTRLIKVIYDAVALNPNFAAPTQDIFFREVGEAVRTSKSRLRIATTRRGNAAQMGHRKKQRTKAQQNLLRNQNEELAAQKDVNDDENNDEIDNENDDKNGDENDENDNQNDDEYATIDEEN comes from the exons A TGATAAACCGTAAGTTGAACAGGTTGCTGCGAAAGCGAGTGAACATTATGCCTCCAAAGCCGTGTTCATTTCCACTTCGATCAATACAAGATGTAATCGATTTTAATAACATCTCGGAAGAGGAATACGAGATTGCt gtcgaatatttgaaattcttAGGAGGTTTCAGTGTACATGATGCCGTGAGATTTTGCATGAAGGAAGCAATATCGGACGAAACTATTCAACTTTATTCTGTATGGGGAGAGCGTGGGAATCTTCCATTATTCGATACCAGATtgattaaagtaatatatg ATGCAGTGGCGTTAAACCCAAACTTTGCTGCCCCAAcacaagatatattttttcgcgaaGTAGGAGAAGCGGTGAGAACGAGCAAGTCGCGGCTCCGAATTGCAACTACGAGACGCGGGAACGCAGCACAAATGGGGCATCGTAAAAAGCAACGAACGAAGGCACAACAAAATCTGCTTCGAAATCAGAATGAAGAACTCGCTGCACAGAAAGATGTGAATGACGATGAAAACAACGATGAGATTGACAATGAAAATGACGATAAGAATGGCGATGAAAATGATGAGAATGACAATCAAAATGATGATGAGTACGCAACTATTgacgaagaaaattaa